The region ATCTTTGCCAGTAGTACTCGATGCCGATGCCTTTGCCAAGCCGGAGCTGCTGCAGATCGTGCATCAGGAGAACCGGGAAGTGGTCATCACGCCCCATCCGGCGGAGTTCGCCCGGCTCTGGAAATATCTGATGAAAGAGGAGTTGAGCGTCGAGGAGATCCAGGAGAACCGTTTCGAGCTGGCGCGGCGTTTCAGCGCCCGTTTCCCCCGGATCGTGCTCCTGCTCAAGGGAGCCAACCCCATCATCGCCCACCTGGGAGAGCTCTATGTTAACCCTCTGGGTACCGTGGCCCTGGCCAAAGGGGGCAGCGGCGATGTGCTCAGCGGCTTGATCGTTGCCCTTTTGGCCCAGGGATACGAAGCGCTTGATGCGGCGATCCAGGGGAGCCTGGCCCTGGCCCTGGCGGCGCGGAGCTATGAGGGGGCGGACTATTCGATGTTGCCGACGGACTTGATCGAAAGGCTGGGGAGCCTTTCGAGTGAGGAGTGAAGAGTTAGGAATGAGGAATTTCGGTATGCGTTGCTTTGCAACGCTTTTTTTATTAAAAAAGGTTTTTATATGAGTGAACGATTCTCCATTCTCCATTTTGTATTCTCAATTTCTTTTCAGCGGAGCTTGCTCCGATGAAAAGGATCGTCGTTCTTTTCAGCGGGGCGGGGAGCAACCTTGCCTATATTCTCAAGCATCTGCACGGCAAAGAGGTGGAGGTGGCGGCGGCGATCACCAACAATCCGGAAGCCGGGGGGATCGCAATCGCGGAATCTTACGGCGTGCCGGTGGAGGTGATGGATCACCGCAAGTTTCCCGATCGGGAATCCTTTGACCGGGAGTTGGTGAAGCGGATCGAAAAGTATGAACCGGATTTGACGGTGCTGGCGGGATTTATGAGAATTCTAACACCGGAATTTACCGAAAAGGTTCGAGCGATCAATCTCCATCCTTCGCTTCTGCCTAGGCACCGGGGGCTTGACGCTATCAGGAAAAGTTGGGAAGACGAGCACCCCGAAGGGGGAGTGACGGTCCATTGGGTCAATGAAGAGCTCGACGGTGGGGAGCCGATTTTGCAGTATGAGCTGGAAAAAGAGGGCTTTGAGAGTTTCGAAGAGTATGACGAAGCGATACGCCGCATTGAAAAAGAGGCCCTGACCGAGGCGATTCGGGAGGTTTTAAATGGGGATTAAGGGGAGTGTGTTATAAAGCTTTCAAAAAGGAATGAAAATGAGCGATATCCTCAAGATCGGAAAATATGAATTTACCAGCCGGCTCATCGTCGGCAGCGGGAAGTACCCTGACTTTCAGACCACCCGTGACGCTACACTGGCCAGCGGCAGTGAAATGATCACGGTGGCGGTACGCCGGGTCAATATCACCAACCCCGCCGAAGAGAATCTGATGGATTACTTCAAGGACACCGACGTCAAATTCCTCCCCAACAGCGCCGGGTGTACCACCGCCGAGGAGGCGATCACCCTCTTTCGCCTGACCCGGGAGGCGACGGGGATCGACCTGATCAAGCTGGAGGTGATCGGCGATACCGCCAAGACCCTCTATCCCGACGTCATCGAAACCCTCAAGGCGTGTGAAGTCCTGGCCAGGGACGGTTTTACCATTATGGCCTATACCAACGACGATCCCATCGTCGCCAAGCGCCTGGAAGAGGCGGGGGCGGCGGCGGTGATGCCCCTGGCGGCGCCCATCGGTTCGGGATTGGGGATTCAAAACCGTTTCAATGTGGTCTTCATCAAAGAGGCGGTGAACGTTCCCGTGATCGTGGATGCTGGGATCGGCTGCGCCAGCGATGCGGCGTCGGCGATGGAGCTGGGGGCCGATGGCGTGCTGACCAATACCGCCATCGCTCAGGCGGAGAACCCCATACTGATGGCCGAAGCGATGAAACACGCCGTGATCGCCGGGCGGATGAGCTACAAGGCCGGGCGCATTCCCAAACGCCCCTTTGCGACCGCCAGTTCCCCGGTGGACGGGATGATCTTCTAAGATCTCCTATTCGTTGATTTTTTCTTTGATCACTTTCGCCATTTGGCTGACGGCTTCGATGCGTTCCGTCAGGGAGCGGTCCTCATCGAGCAGGATCTTCACGAAGGCGGAGCCGACGATCACTCCGTCGACCCCCTTGGCTTTTTCCTTTGCCGTATCGGGGTTGACTCCGAATCCTACATAGACGGGAGTTTGGGTCTGCTTGCGGATCTGGGCAATGACTTCGGAAAGCTCTTCGCTCTGGCCGCTGCCGGTGATCCCGGCGTAGGCGACGAGGTAGAGGAACTTTTTGGCGTCCCGGGCGATCATCGCGATGCGCTCCGGGGTATCGGTGGGGGCGATGAAGTCGATGAGATTCAGCCCCGCCTCTTCGATCATCGGTTTGTAGGCCTGTGCCTCTTCATAGGGGAGGTCGGGGATAATAAAGCCGTTGACCCCCGAGGCTTTGGCTTCGGCGATGAAAGTCTCCATCCCTTTGTGGTAAAAGGGGTTGAAATAACCCATCCAGAGGGTATCGATGGCAGGAGCGATCGAGCGGGAAACTTCGAAGAGATCGGCGATGCGGAAGCCCTTTTGGAGCGCTTTGAGGTTGGCGCTCTCGATGACGGGGCCGTCGGCGACCGGATCGGAAAAGGGGATCCCCAGCTCCAGGGTATCCACCCCGGCTTCGGCCAGGGCCAGCGCCAGGTCGACAGTAAAGGCTTTGTCGGGGTATCCGGTGGTAATGTAGGCGACCAGTTTTTTCACGGTATGTCCTGTGGGAGAAATTGAGGATATTATACTGATTTTGGATAAAATCATTTCAGAATGAAGAAGGGAGGTTGCTGGATGAGCATTCAATCGGCATCCATCGACAAAAAGGTCACCGTGCGCACCGTTCAAAAGTTGAAGGGGGTCGAACCGGTGACGATGATCACCGCCTACGACGCCCTGTTTGCCGGGATCTTCGACGGCGAAGTGGAGATGATCCTGGTGGGCGACAGCCTCAATATGAGTTTCTTTGCCGAGCCCGATACCCTGAGCGCGACGATGGATCAGATGATTTATCACACCAAAGCGGTCTGCAAGGGGGCCAGGCTCCCTTTGATCGTCTTCGATATGCCCTTCGGCAGCTATACGACGCCGGAGCAGGCTCTGGAGAATGCCGTGAGGGTCTATCAAGAGACCTGTGCCGAAGCAGTTAAGATCGAGGGAGGCCGGGAAAAGGCTCACATCGTCAAAAAACTGACCGAAAACGGGATCGCCGTCATCGCCCATATCGGCCTCAAGCCCCAGTCGGTCCGGGCCGAGGGAGGCTACCGGGTCCAGGGACGCAGCGAAGAGGAGGCGATGGAGCTAATGGAAGATGCCCTGGCACTCCAGGAAGCCGGAGCCTTCGCCCTGCTCCTGGAAGGGATGACGAGCGACGTGGCACGCCGGATCACCGAAGCGGTGGAGATCCCCACCATCGGGATCGGCGCGGGCAACGGCACCGACGGACAGGTACTGGTCTGGAGCGATATGTTCGGCTTTTTCGAAGCCTTCAAGCCCAAATTCGTCAAACGCTACCTTGAAGGGGCGGAGTTGATCCGGCAGGGCCTGCGTCAATATCGCGAAGAGGTTAAGAGCCGGGCTTTTCCTGATGATGAACACAGCTATTAAAGGGATTGAGGATTTTGGATTTTGGATTTTGGATTGAGAATAAGATAATGGAGAATTGAGAATTGAGAATTGAGAATGTTGTTTCTGTTTGTAGAGTGAAAAATTTCTTGTTTATAAAAGAGGCGTTGCAAAGCAACGCAATCCAAAATTCCTCATTCCTCATTCCTCATTCCTCATTCGGAGCTTTCTGATGGAGCGTATCGTCGAGTTCGAGCGTTTCGAGGGGGAGAGCAACTACGAGCGGACATTGCGGCCCTCGAGCTGGGATGAGTATGTGGGGCAGGAAAAGATCAAAAAGAACCTCCAGGTCTTCATCCAGGCTTCCCTCAAGCGTGCCGAGGCGTTGGACCATATCCTCTTTTTCGGGCCTCCGGGTTTGGGAAAGACCACTTTGGCCAACATCATCGCCAGCGAAATGGGGGCCAATATCAAAACCACCGCCGCGCCGATGATCGAAAAGTCGGGGGATCTGGCGGCGCTGCTGACCAACATCGAAGAGGGAGATATCCTTTTTATCGATGAGATCCACCGGATGAGCCCCGCCATCGAAGAGATCCTCTATCCGGCGATGGAGGATTACCGTCTGGATATCATTATCGGCAGCGGCCCGGCGGCCCAGGCGGTCAAAATTGATTTGCCCCGCTTCACCTTGGTGGGGGCGACCACCCGAGCGGGGATGCTGAGCAATCCCCTTCGGGAACGTTTCGGGATGCATTTTCGGATGGAATTTTACACTCCCGAGGAGCTGGCCAAGATCATCGAGCAGGCGGCGGACAAACTGGGGATTGGCATCGACAAGGATGCAGCCCTGGAAATCGCCCGGCGCAGCCGCGGCACGCCCAGGATTGCCCTGCGGCTGCTGCGGCGGGTGAGGGATTTTGCCGAAGTGGCGGAGGAGGCGTGCATCTCCCTCGAAACGGCCCGATACGGTCTCGACCAGCTGGGGGTCAATCACATCGGCTTTGATGAACAGGATCTCAAACTGCTCGAGCTGCTCATCTCCGCCAGGGGGCGGCCGATGGGGCTTAGTACCATCGCCGCGGCTTTGAGTGAAGATGAGGGGACCATCGAAGAGGTTCTCGAACCCTACCTGATCGCCAACGGCTACATCGA is a window of Nitratifractor salsuginis DSM 16511 DNA encoding:
- the purN gene encoding phosphoribosylglycinamide formyltransferase — its product is MKRIVVLFSGAGSNLAYILKHLHGKEVEVAAAITNNPEAGGIAIAESYGVPVEVMDHRKFPDRESFDRELVKRIEKYEPDLTVLAGFMRILTPEFTEKVRAINLHPSLLPRHRGLDAIRKSWEDEHPEGGVTVHWVNEELDGGEPILQYELEKEGFESFEEYDEAIRRIEKEALTEAIREVLNGD
- a CDS encoding thiazole synthase — translated: MSDILKIGKYEFTSRLIVGSGKYPDFQTTRDATLASGSEMITVAVRRVNITNPAEENLMDYFKDTDVKFLPNSAGCTTAEEAITLFRLTREATGIDLIKLEVIGDTAKTLYPDVIETLKACEVLARDGFTIMAYTNDDPIVAKRLEEAGAAAVMPLAAPIGSGLGIQNRFNVVFIKEAVNVPVIVDAGIGCASDAASAMELGADGVLTNTAIAQAENPILMAEAMKHAVIAGRMSYKAGRIPKRPFATASSPVDGMIF
- the trpA gene encoding tryptophan synthase subunit alpha, which produces MKKLVAYITTGYPDKAFTVDLALALAEAGVDTLELGIPFSDPVADGPVIESANLKALQKGFRIADLFEVSRSIAPAIDTLWMGYFNPFYHKGMETFIAEAKASGVNGFIIPDLPYEEAQAYKPMIEEAGLNLIDFIAPTDTPERIAMIARDAKKFLYLVAYAGITGSGQSEELSEVIAQIRKQTQTPVYVGFGVNPDTAKEKAKGVDGVIVGSAFVKILLDEDRSLTERIEAVSQMAKVIKEKINE
- the panB gene encoding 3-methyl-2-oxobutanoate hydroxymethyltransferase gives rise to the protein MSIQSASIDKKVTVRTVQKLKGVEPVTMITAYDALFAGIFDGEVEMILVGDSLNMSFFAEPDTLSATMDQMIYHTKAVCKGARLPLIVFDMPFGSYTTPEQALENAVRVYQETCAEAVKIEGGREKAHIVKKLTENGIAVIAHIGLKPQSVRAEGGYRVQGRSEEEAMELMEDALALQEAGAFALLLEGMTSDVARRITEAVEIPTIGIGAGNGTDGQVLVWSDMFGFFEAFKPKFVKRYLEGAELIRQGLRQYREEVKSRAFPDDEHSY
- the ruvB gene encoding Holliday junction branch migration DNA helicase RuvB, with protein sequence MERIVEFERFEGESNYERTLRPSSWDEYVGQEKIKKNLQVFIQASLKRAEALDHILFFGPPGLGKTTLANIIASEMGANIKTTAAPMIEKSGDLAALLTNIEEGDILFIDEIHRMSPAIEEILYPAMEDYRLDIIIGSGPAAQAVKIDLPRFTLVGATTRAGMLSNPLRERFGMHFRMEFYTPEELAKIIEQAADKLGIGIDKDAALEIARRSRGTPRIALRLLRRVRDFAEVAEEACISLETARYGLDQLGVNHIGFDEQDLKLLELLISARGRPMGLSTIAAALSEDEGTIEEVLEPYLIANGYIERTARGRIATPKSYELFRLTPPAMEGGLFG